A window of the Streptomyces sp. NBC_00454 genome harbors these coding sequences:
- the atpA gene encoding F0F1 ATP synthase subunit alpha translates to MAELTIRPEEIRDALENFVQSYQPDAASREEVGTVSVAGDGIAKVEGLPSAMANELLKFEDGTLGLALNLDEREIGAVVLGEFSGIEEGQPVQRTGEVLSVGVGEGYLGRVVDPLGNPIDGLGEIATEGRRALELQAPGVMVRKSVHEPMQTGYKAIDAMVPIGRGQRQLIIGDRQTGKTALAVDTIINQRDNWRSGDVNKQVRCIYVAIGQKGSTIASVRGALEDAGALEYTTIVAAPASDPAGFKYLAPYTGSAIGQHWMYAGKHVLIIFDDLSKQADAYRAVSLLLRRPPGREAYPGDVFYLHSRLLERCAKLSDDMGAGSMTGLPIVETKANDVSAFIPTNVISITDGQCFLESDLFNAGQRPALNVGISVSRVGGSAQHKAMKQVSGRLRLDLAQYRELEAFAAFGSDLDAASKNSLERGKRLVELLKQGQYQPMPVEEQVISVWAGTTGKMDEVPVVDIRRFESELLEHLRVSRKDLLTSISDGGKMSDDTLTAIADAIADFKRGFETSDGKLLGEDAPAVNVSK, encoded by the coding sequence ATGGCGGAGCTCACGATCCGGCCGGAGGAGATCCGGGACGCACTGGAGAACTTTGTCCAGTCGTACCAGCCGGACGCGGCCTCGCGCGAGGAGGTCGGTACGGTCAGCGTTGCCGGCGACGGCATCGCGAAGGTGGAGGGCCTGCCCTCCGCCATGGCGAACGAGCTGCTGAAGTTCGAGGACGGGACCCTCGGTCTCGCCCTGAACCTCGACGAGCGCGAAATCGGCGCCGTCGTCCTCGGCGAGTTCAGCGGTATCGAGGAGGGCCAGCCGGTGCAGCGCACCGGTGAGGTGCTCTCCGTCGGCGTCGGCGAGGGCTACCTCGGCCGCGTTGTCGACCCGCTCGGCAACCCGATCGACGGCCTCGGCGAGATCGCGACCGAGGGCCGCCGCGCCCTCGAGCTGCAGGCCCCCGGCGTCATGGTCCGCAAGTCGGTCCACGAGCCGATGCAGACCGGCTACAAGGCCATCGACGCGATGGTGCCGATCGGCCGTGGCCAGCGTCAGCTGATCATCGGCGACCGTCAGACCGGCAAGACCGCTCTGGCCGTCGACACGATCATCAACCAGCGCGACAACTGGCGCTCCGGCGACGTGAACAAGCAGGTTCGCTGCATCTACGTCGCCATCGGCCAGAAGGGCTCGACCATCGCGTCCGTTCGCGGCGCCCTGGAAGACGCCGGTGCGCTCGAGTACACGACGATCGTCGCCGCCCCGGCGTCCGACCCGGCCGGCTTCAAGTACCTGGCGCCCTACACCGGTTCGGCCATCGGCCAGCACTGGATGTACGCCGGCAAGCACGTCCTGATCATCTTCGACGACCTGTCGAAGCAGGCCGACGCCTACCGCGCCGTGTCGCTGCTGCTGCGCCGTCCGCCGGGCCGCGAGGCCTACCCGGGCGACGTCTTCTACCTGCACTCCCGTCTGCTGGAGCGCTGCGCCAAGCTCTCCGACGACATGGGTGCCGGTTCGATGACCGGTCTTCCGATCGTCGAGACCAAGGCGAACGACGTGTCGGCGTTCATCCCGACCAACGTCATCTCCATCACCGACGGCCAGTGCTTCCTGGAGTCCGACCTGTTCAACGCGGGCCAGCGCCCGGCGCTGAACGTCGGTATCTCGGTCTCCCGCGTCGGTGGCTCGGCCCAGCACAAGGCCATGAAGCAGGTTTCCGGCCGTCTGCGCCTGGACCTCGCCCAGTACCGTGAGCTGGAGGCGTTCGCCGCCTTCGGTTCCGACCTGGACGCCGCTTCGAAGAACTCGCTGGAGCGCGGCAAGCGCCTGGTCGAGCTCCTCAAGCAGGGCCAGTACCAGCCGATGCCGGTCGAGGAGCAGGTCATCTCCGTCTGGGCCGGTACCACCGGCAAGATGGACGAGGTCCCGGTCGTCGACATCCGTCGCTTCGAGTCGGAGCTGCTGGAGCACCTGCGCGTCTCGCGCAAGGACCTCCTCACCTCCATCTCCGACGGCGGCAAGATGTCGGACGACACCCTCACGGCCATTGCCGACGCCATCGCTGACTTCAAGCGTGGGTTCGAGACCTCGGACGGCAAGCTCCTCGGCGAGGACGCGCCGGCCGTCAACGTCTCCAAGTGA
- a CDS encoding F0F1 ATP synthase subunit gamma, translated as MGAQLRVYKRRIRAVTATKKITKAMEMIAASRIVKAQRKVAASMPYATELTRAVTAVATGSNTKHALTTEVEAPTRAAVVLITSDRGLAGGYSSNAIKQAERLSERLRGEGKEVDTYIVGRKGVAYYAFRERKVAESWTGFTDSPAYADAKRIAAPLIEAIQTETAEGGVDELHIVYTEFVSMMTQNAVDGRMLPLSLDQAVEETGGKGEILPLFDFEPSAEDVLDALLPRYVESRIYNALLQSAASEHAARRRAMKSATDNAGDLIKSLSRLANAARQAEITQEISEIVGGASAMADATAGSDK; from the coding sequence ATGGGAGCGCAGCTCCGGGTCTACAAGCGTCGCATCCGTGCCGTCACGGCGACCAAGAAGATCACCAAGGCGATGGAAATGATCGCCGCCTCGCGCATCGTCAAGGCGCAGCGCAAGGTGGCGGCATCGATGCCGTACGCGACCGAGCTCACCCGTGCGGTGACTGCGGTGGCGACCGGTTCGAACACCAAGCACGCCCTGACCACCGAGGTCGAGGCGCCGACCCGCGCCGCGGTCGTGCTCATCACGAGCGACCGCGGTCTGGCCGGCGGCTACTCCTCGAACGCCATCAAGCAGGCGGAGCGGCTCTCCGAGCGGCTGCGCGGCGAGGGCAAGGAGGTCGACACGTACATCGTCGGCCGTAAGGGTGTCGCCTACTACGCCTTCCGCGAGCGCAAGGTCGCGGAGTCGTGGACGGGCTTCACCGACAGCCCGGCCTACGCCGATGCCAAGCGCATCGCGGCGCCGCTGATCGAGGCCATCCAGACGGAGACGGCCGAGGGCGGCGTCGACGAGCTGCACATCGTCTACACGGAATTCGTGTCGATGATGACGCAGAACGCGGTGGACGGCCGGATGCTGCCGCTCAGCCTCGACCAGGCTGTGGAGGAGACCGGTGGGAAGGGCGAGATCCTTCCGCTGTTCGACTTCGAGCCGTCGGCGGAGGACGTCCTCGACGCCCTTCTGCCGCGCTACGTCGAGAGCCGCATCTACAACGCACTGCTGCAGTCGGCCGCTTCCGAGCACGCCGCCCGCCGCCGCGCGATGAAGTCGGCGACCGACAACGCCGGGGATCTCATCAAGAGCCTCTCCCGGCTTGCCAACGCGGCCCGCCAGGCCGAAATCACCCAGGAAATCAGCGAGATCGTCGGTGGCGCCAGCGCCATGGCAGACGCGACCGCGGGGAGTGACAAGTAA
- the atpD gene encoding F0F1 ATP synthase subunit beta has translation MTTTVETAAATGRVARVIGPVVDVEFPVDAMPEIYNALKVQVADPAEDGKLKTLTLEVAQHLGDGLVRTISMQPTDGLVRQAAVTDTGEGITVPVGDFTKGKVFNTLGEVLNYPETNSEVTERWPIHRKAPRFDELESKTEMFETGVKVIDLLTPYVKGGKIGLFGGAGVGKTVLIQEMIYRVANNHDGVSVFAGVGERTREGNDLIEEMAESGVIDKTALVFGQMDEPPGTRLRVALAGLTMAEYFRDVQKQDVLFFIDNIFRYTQAGSEVSTLLGRMPSAVGYQPNLADEMGLLQERITSTRGHSITSMQAIYVPADDLTDPAPATTFAHLDATTVLSRPISEKGIYPAVDPLDSTSRILDPRYIAADHYATAMRVKGILQKYKDLQDIIAILGIDELGEEDKLVVHRARRVERFLSQNTHVAKQFTGVDGSDVPLDESIVAFNAICDGDYDHFPEQAFFLCGGIEDLKANAKELGVS, from the coding sequence ATGACGACCACTGTTGAGACGGCCGCCGCCACGGGCCGCGTCGCCCGGGTCATCGGCCCGGTCGTCGACGTGGAGTTCCCCGTCGACGCGATGCCCGAGATCTACAACGCCCTCAAGGTCCAGGTCGCTGACCCGGCCGAGGACGGCAAGCTGAAGACGCTGACCCTGGAAGTCGCCCAGCACCTGGGTGACGGCCTGGTCCGCACCATCTCCATGCAGCCCACCGACGGTCTGGTCCGCCAGGCCGCGGTGACCGACACGGGCGAGGGCATCACCGTCCCCGTCGGTGACTTCACCAAGGGCAAGGTGTTCAACACCCTGGGCGAGGTGCTGAACTACCCGGAGACCAACTCCGAGGTGACCGAGCGCTGGCCCATCCACCGCAAGGCGCCCCGCTTCGACGAGCTCGAGTCGAAGACCGAGATGTTCGAGACCGGCGTCAAGGTCATCGACCTTCTCACCCCGTACGTCAAGGGTGGAAAGATCGGTCTGTTCGGTGGTGCCGGTGTCGGCAAGACCGTTCTGATCCAGGAAATGATCTACCGCGTCGCCAACAACCACGACGGTGTGTCGGTCTTCGCGGGCGTCGGTGAGCGTACCCGTGAGGGCAACGACCTCATCGAGGAGATGGCCGAGTCCGGCGTCATCGACAAGACGGCGCTTGTCTTCGGCCAGATGGACGAGCCCCCGGGCACCCGTCTGCGCGTCGCCCTTGCCGGTCTGACCATGGCGGAGTACTTCCGCGATGTGCAGAAGCAGGACGTGCTCTTCTTCATCGACAACATCTTCCGTTACACCCAGGCCGGTTCGGAGGTGTCGACCCTTCTCGGTCGCATGCCGTCCGCCGTGGGTTACCAGCCGAACCTGGCTGACGAGATGGGTCTGCTGCAGGAGCGCATCACGTCGACCCGCGGTCACTCGATCACCTCGATGCAGGCGATCTACGTCCCCGCGGACGACCTGACCGACCCGGCGCCGGCGACCACCTTCGCCCACCTCGACGCGACGACGGTTCTTTCCCGTCCGATCTCCGAGAAGGGCATCTACCCGGCCGTGGACCCGCTGGACTCGACGTCCCGCATCCTCGACCCGCGGTACATCGCGGCGGACCACTACGCCACGGCGATGCGCGTCAAGGGGATCCTGCAGAAGTACAAGGACCTCCAGGACATCATCGCGATCCTCGGTATCGACGAGCTGGGCGAGGAGGACAAGCTCGTTGTCCACCGTGCCCGTCGTGTCGAGCGCTTCCTGTCGCAGAACACCCACGTCGCCAAGCAGTTCACCGGCGTGGACGGTTCGGACGTTCCGCTCGACGAGTCGATCGTCGCCTTCAACGCGATCTGCGACGGCGACTACGACCACTTCCCCGAGCAGGCGTTCTTCCTGTGCGGTGGCATCGAGGACCTCAAGGCCAACGCCAAGGAGCTGGGCGTCTCCTGA
- a CDS encoding F0F1 ATP synthase subunit epsilon yields the protein MAAELHVELVAADRSVWSGEATLVVARTTSGDIGVMPGHQPLLGVLESGPVTIRTTDGNTVVAAVHGGFISFADNKLSLLAEIAELADEIDVERAERALERAKAETDAVSERRADVRLRAVSGR from the coding sequence TTGGCTGCTGAGCTGCACGTCGAGCTGGTCGCGGCGGACCGGAGTGTCTGGTCCGGCGAGGCCACCCTGGTTGTCGCCCGCACCACGTCCGGCGACATCGGCGTCATGCCCGGTCACCAGCCGCTTCTCGGTGTGCTGGAATCGGGCCCGGTGACCATCCGCACCACGGACGGCAACACTGTTGTCGCCGCGGTGCACGGCGGATTCATCTCGTTCGCGGACAACAAGTTGTCCCTGCTGGCCGAGATCGCCGAGCTTGCCGACGAGATCGATGTCGAGCGGGCGGAGCGGGCACTGGAGCGCGCGAAGGCGGAGACCGACGCGGTCTCCGAACGACGCGCCGATGTCCGGCTGCGCGCGGTTTCGGGACGCTGA
- a CDS encoding DUF2550 domain-containing protein: MLLALLVSALVVVALLAIGLFVFGLRRRLIQRSGGTFDCSMRWDVAEEPDISGKGWVYGVARYSGDRIDWFRVFSYSPRPRRLLERASIEVIARRAPEGEEELALLSDAVVLGCVHRGTRLELAMSDDALTGFLAWLEAAPPGQRVNVA; encoded by the coding sequence ATGCTCCTCGCTCTGCTTGTGAGCGCTCTGGTCGTAGTAGCCCTGTTGGCGATCGGGCTGTTCGTCTTCGGACTGCGCCGCAGACTGATCCAGCGGTCCGGCGGCACCTTCGACTGCAGCATGCGCTGGGACGTGGCCGAGGAACCCGACATCTCCGGCAAGGGCTGGGTGTACGGGGTCGCGCGCTACAGCGGTGACCGCATCGACTGGTTCCGCGTCTTCAGTTACTCCCCCCGGCCGCGCCGGCTGCTGGAGCGTGCCTCCATCGAGGTCATCGCCCGCCGCGCCCCCGAGGGCGAGGAAGAGCTGGCCCTGCTGTCCGACGCGGTCGTACTCGGCTGCGTGCACCGGGGGACCCGTCTGGAGCTGGCGATGAGCGATGACGCGCTCACCGGTTTCCTGGCCTGGCTGGAGGCGGCGCCTCCCGGCCAGCGGGTGAACGTGGCCTGA